Proteins encoded within one genomic window of Lactococcus garvieae:
- a CDS encoding aldo/keto reductase → MSLTETYTLSNGIKIPKVGFGTWQSKDGEEAYQAVKTALEVGYRHIDTAAVYGNEESVGRAIKDSGIPREDLFITTKLWALGTTEDAKAALDESLQKLGLDYVDLYLIHWPNPKAFRPNFAERNAAVWKAMEEGVREKKVRAIGVSNFHPRHLEPLLEVAEIRPVVNQIMVNPSDQQEEVVAFNKAHDILTEAYSPLGTGRIFAVSELEDIAAKYGKTVAQVVLRWSLHKGYLPLPKSVTASRIKENADIFDFELTDEDITFIDSLHGKAGLARNPDEVDH, encoded by the coding sequence ATGTCACTTACAGAAACTTACACACTCTCAAATGGTATAAAAATTCCTAAAGTTGGCTTTGGGACTTGGCAATCAAAAGATGGGGAAGAAGCCTATCAAGCTGTTAAAACAGCCTTAGAAGTTGGCTATCGCCATATTGATACGGCAGCTGTTTATGGCAATGAAGAATCCGTGGGTCGTGCGATTAAAGACAGTGGTATACCGCGCGAAGATTTGTTTATCACAACTAAACTTTGGGCTTTAGGTACAACTGAAGATGCCAAGGCTGCGCTTGATGAAAGCTTGCAAAAACTCGGTTTGGACTATGTGGATCTTTATCTGATTCACTGGCCAAATCCAAAGGCTTTTCGTCCGAATTTTGCTGAGCGCAACGCGGCTGTTTGGAAAGCAATGGAAGAAGGCGTAAGAGAAAAGAAAGTACGTGCTATTGGAGTATCTAACTTCCATCCACGTCACTTGGAACCTTTACTTGAAGTTGCTGAGATTAGACCAGTGGTCAATCAAATCATGGTCAATCCTTCAGACCAACAAGAAGAAGTTGTTGCTTTTAATAAAGCGCATGATATTTTGACAGAAGCTTACAGCCCACTGGGAACAGGCCGTATTTTTGCCGTCTCAGAGTTGGAAGATATTGCAGCTAAGTATGGAAAAACAGTGGCACAAGTGGTTCTACGTTGGAGTTTACACAAAGGCTACCTACCTTTACCAAAATCAGTAACAGCAAGTCGTATCAAGGAAAACGCAGATATTTTTGACTTTGAACTGACAGATGAAGACATCACTTTTATTGATAGCCTTCATGGGAAAGCAGGCCTCGCTAGAAATCCAGACGAAGTTGATCATTAA
- a CDS encoding S-ribosylhomocysteine lyase, translating into MAEVESFQLDHTKVLAPYVRLIGTETGPKGDIITNFDVRFVQPNHGEIPTSGLHTIEHSMASLIRDRIDGMIDFSPFGCRTGFHMIMWGQPTAEQIAKVITSSLEELAGDSFTWDDVPGVAEKECGNYRDHSLFSAKEWAKKILSEGISSDAFERRLVK; encoded by the coding sequence ATGGCAGAAGTAGAATCATTCCAACTCGATCATACAAAAGTACTCGCACCTTATGTGCGTTTAATCGGTACCGAAACAGGGCCTAAAGGCGACATCATCACAAACTTTGATGTACGTTTTGTACAGCCTAATCATGGTGAAATCCCTACGAGCGGTTTACATACGATTGAACACTCTATGGCAAGTTTGATCCGTGACCGTATTGACGGCATGATTGACTTTTCTCCTTTTGGCTGCCGTACAGGTTTCCATATGATTATGTGGGGCCAACCAACAGCAGAACAAATCGCTAAAGTCATCACTTCTTCTTTAGAAGAACTCGCCGGAGATAGTTTCACTTGGGATGATGTTCCCGGTGTGGCAGAAAAAGAATGTGGAAATTATCGTGATCATTCTCTATTTTCAGCTAAAGAATGGGCAAAGAAAATTTTAAGTGAAGGCATCTCCTCAGACGCCTTCGAGCGTCGACTTGTAAAGTAA
- a CDS encoding glycine C-acetyltransferase, whose translation MTSKVLTQFLEKGLGDLKEKGLLNTIDVLDSANGPEITVAGKKMINLASNNYLGFATRPELIQATKDATDKYGAGAGAVRTINGTLDIHIELEKTIAEFKGTEAAIAFQSGFNCNMGAISAVMKKGDAILSDELNHASIIDGCRLSGAKIIRLKHQDMADLEAKAKEATESGEYNKVMYITDGVFSMDGDVAKLPEIVKIAEKYDLITYVDDAHGSGVMGGGAGTVKHFGLQDKIDFQIGTLSKAIGVVGGYVAGTQLLVDWLKSQGRPFLFSTSLTPGAAAAAKEAFVLMHDHPEYVETLWDNAKYFKAELQKAGFDTGVSETPITPVILGDEAKTQEFSKKLIENGVYVKPIVFPTVPLGTGRVRAMPTAAHTKEMLDEAVAVFAKVGKEIGLI comes from the coding sequence ATGACTTCAAAAGTTTTAACACAGTTCCTTGAAAAAGGCCTTGGAGACCTTAAAGAAAAGGGTTTACTCAATACTATTGACGTTTTAGATAGTGCCAATGGACCCGAAATTACGGTTGCAGGCAAGAAGATGATTAACCTGGCTTCAAATAACTATTTGGGATTTGCCACTCGCCCAGAGTTGATTCAAGCAACGAAAGATGCCACAGATAAATATGGAGCGGGAGCCGGCGCTGTACGTACAATTAACGGGACACTCGACATTCACATTGAGCTGGAAAAAACGATTGCTGAGTTTAAAGGTACGGAAGCCGCAATTGCATTTCAATCTGGTTTCAATTGTAACATGGGAGCCATTAGCGCAGTCATGAAAAAAGGTGATGCGATTCTTTCTGATGAACTTAACCATGCTTCTATTATTGACGGATGTCGTCTCTCTGGCGCTAAAATAATTCGTTTGAAACACCAAGATATGGCTGATCTCGAAGCGAAAGCAAAAGAAGCAACAGAATCAGGTGAATACAACAAAGTTATGTATATCACAGATGGTGTTTTCTCCATGGATGGTGATGTGGCAAAACTTCCCGAGATTGTCAAAATTGCTGAAAAATACGATTTAATTACTTATGTTGATGATGCACACGGTTCAGGTGTGATGGGCGGCGGTGCCGGTACCGTGAAACATTTTGGCTTGCAAGATAAGATTGACTTCCAAATCGGTACACTCTCTAAAGCAATTGGTGTAGTAGGGGGCTATGTAGCGGGAACACAACTTTTGGTGGACTGGCTTAAATCACAAGGGCGTCCTTTCCTCTTCTCAACTTCTTTGACACCTGGTGCAGCTGCAGCAGCAAAAGAAGCCTTTGTCTTAATGCATGATCACCCCGAATACGTCGAAACACTATGGGACAATGCAAAATACTTCAAAGCGGAACTTCAAAAAGCTGGTTTTGACACAGGCGTGTCTGAAACACCAATCACACCCGTTATCTTAGGAGATGAAGCAAAAACGCAAGAGTTCTCTAAGAAATTAATTGAAAACGGAGTGTATGTGAAACCTATCGTCTTTCCAACTGTACCTCTGGGCACAGGGCGCGTGCGTGCGATGCCAACAGCAGCACATACAAAAGAAATGCTAGATGAAGCTGTTGCAGTTTTTGCCAAAGTAGGTAAAGAAATCGGTTTGATTTAA
- a CDS encoding alanine dehydrogenase — MKIGVIKDPKQGEARVGMTPENVKILVEAGNEVFVDSNAGAGCGFTDELYKAAGGQIVDTETAWEAELIVKVKEPMESEYKYFKPGQIIWGFLHLAANKACVEKMMEVGVTAISGENISINGVLELLKPMSAIAGRRAVNIGQYYLEKQHEGEGILLPGIEGIEAGTVVIFGGGNAAENAADMAVALGCKVIIIELGDARIAQLKERYAGKTVEIVKSTTEALEENIKLADVFISTILIPGAKPPKLVKEYMVESMKPGSVIVDIAIDQGGTVETIDHATNHADPVFIKHGIIHYAVPNMPGATPRTATIALAQGNISFLKEISVKGLDEALKSKELLSGLSVYKGKVVSKALADSIDVTYTEL; from the coding sequence ATGAAAATCGGTGTAATTAAAGACCCTAAACAAGGTGAAGCGCGTGTAGGGATGACTCCAGAAAATGTCAAGATTCTCGTCGAAGCGGGAAATGAAGTATTTGTAGACAGCAACGCAGGCGCGGGCTGCGGTTTTACAGATGAGCTTTATAAGGCAGCTGGTGGTCAAATCGTGGACACTGAAACTGCTTGGGAAGCAGAACTCATTGTTAAAGTCAAAGAACCAATGGAATCGGAATATAAATACTTCAAGCCAGGTCAAATTATTTGGGGCTTCCTTCATTTAGCAGCAAACAAGGCGTGTGTTGAAAAAATGATGGAAGTGGGCGTAACCGCTATTTCTGGTGAAAATATATCAATCAATGGCGTGCTTGAACTTCTTAAACCGATGTCAGCTATCGCTGGTCGTCGCGCGGTTAATATTGGTCAGTACTACCTCGAAAAACAACATGAAGGTGAAGGGATTCTCTTGCCGGGTATCGAAGGCATCGAAGCAGGAACGGTTGTCATCTTTGGTGGAGGAAATGCCGCAGAAAATGCTGCAGACATGGCTGTAGCTTTGGGATGTAAAGTTATTATTATTGAGCTTGGCGATGCCCGTATTGCACAGCTTAAAGAGCGCTATGCAGGTAAGACTGTTGAGATTGTGAAATCAACTACGGAAGCTTTGGAAGAAAACATTAAACTTGCGGATGTTTTCATTTCAACTATCTTGATTCCAGGGGCTAAGCCACCAAAACTGGTTAAAGAATATATGGTTGAATCAATGAAACCAGGTTCTGTTATTGTAGATATTGCTATCGACCAAGGTGGGACGGTTGAAACAATCGATCACGCCACTAACCATGCAGATCCTGTATTCATCAAGCATGGCATCATCCACTACGCTGTGCCAAATATGCCGGGTGCAACACCTCGTACAGCGACCATTGCCTTGGCACAAGGTAATATTTCCTTCCTCAAAGAAATTTCGGTTAAAGGTTTAGATGAAGCCTTGAAATCAAAAGAGCTCCTTTCAGGATTAAGCGTTTATAAAGGTAAAGTTGTTTCCAAAGCACTCGCTGATTCAATCGACGTTACATATACGGAACTTTAA
- the tdcB gene encoding bifunctional threonine ammonia-lyase/L-serine ammonia-lyase TdcB: MSNLANLPITIKDIKKAQNTVKQYARETPLIQSMFLTAKTGGEVYLKLENMQLTGSFKFRGAFNKIAQLSQEEKDRGVIACSAGNHAQGVALTSKLLGIKSIIVMPKGAPQAKVDATRGYGAEVMLEGEQFDDSKAFCEAYAKENNITYIPPYDDAEVMAGQGTIGLEILDHLWDVDTVLVPVGGGGLISGIAVALKSFNPNIQVIGVQAENCHGMTASFKERKKVHHDEAPTIADGCHVAYPGDLTFEVVNQIVDNMVLVTESEIELAIKDLIQRTKIVVEGAGALATAAILSGKVDEYVKGKKVVSIVSGGNVDLARIEDIVDHFLIANDNEQ, translated from the coding sequence ATGTCAAATCTAGCAAATCTGCCAATCACAATTAAAGATATTAAAAAAGCTCAAAATACTGTCAAACAATATGCGCGTGAAACACCATTGATTCAGTCTATGTTCTTGACTGCTAAAACTGGCGGGGAAGTCTACTTGAAACTTGAAAATATGCAATTAACAGGCTCATTCAAGTTCCGTGGTGCTTTCAACAAAATTGCCCAATTATCTCAAGAAGAAAAAGACCGTGGCGTAATCGCTTGTTCAGCGGGGAATCACGCACAAGGTGTTGCCTTAACTTCAAAACTTTTGGGAATTAAGAGTATCATTGTTATGCCCAAAGGAGCACCACAAGCTAAAGTAGACGCAACCCGTGGCTATGGAGCAGAAGTAATGCTTGAAGGTGAGCAATTCGATGATTCTAAAGCATTTTGTGAAGCTTATGCGAAAGAAAATAATATTACCTATATCCCTCCTTATGATGATGCAGAAGTAATGGCTGGCCAAGGGACCATTGGTTTGGAAATCTTGGATCATCTTTGGGATGTAGACACTGTGCTTGTGCCAGTAGGCGGAGGCGGCTTAATTTCAGGGATTGCCGTAGCTTTAAAATCTTTCAATCCTAATATCCAAGTTATTGGGGTGCAAGCTGAGAACTGTCATGGGATGACAGCATCCTTTAAGGAACGCAAAAAAGTGCATCATGATGAGGCTCCCACAATAGCGGATGGATGTCATGTGGCTTATCCTGGAGATTTAACCTTTGAGGTTGTGAACCAAATCGTTGATAATATGGTTCTTGTTACAGAGTCTGAAATTGAGCTTGCGATTAAAGATTTAATCCAGCGTACGAAGATTGTTGTGGAGGGTGCGGGTGCCCTTGCAACAGCAGCTATCCTTTCAGGCAAAGTAGACGAATATGTGAAAGGTAAGAAAGTTGTTTCTATCGTTTCAGGTGGGAATGTTGACTTGGCACGTATCGAAGATATTGTGGACCATTTTCTGATTGCTAATGACAATGAACAATAA
- a CDS encoding APC family permease: MEQKNEMKRTLGFFPALTTVMGTVIGAGVFFKAGRVAELTGQPGLHILVWVLGGVISICGGLTAAELAAAIPETGGMIRYIQRGFGKRWSFLLGWAQSIIYFPANIAALSVVFGTQFLNLFGMNVSAANTAIVGVIAAITVTLINFISSKAAGGLQSVTTVIKLIPIALIVVVGLLRPGGVEFQLLPITAGENLSLASAIGSGLLATMFAYDGWIYAGNIAGEMKNPAKHLPRAIILGIVAIMFVYVFINAAYIRTLGIPTLMENDPNLPALVANKIFGGLGGKLVTVGILISVYGTINGYSMTGMRASYALATEKSFPFWKTFKKLSASGVPVNSGLLQVAIAAIMLVVTMLSSDAFNFLTNMLVFVIWIFYTMVFITVFILRKREPELVRPYKVPLYPVIPIIAIVGGLFILIMTLISSDYMGNQIPALVGVAFTLIGIPVYNHLDKKYHR; the protein is encoded by the coding sequence ATGGAACAAAAAAATGAAATGAAGCGTACGCTTGGTTTCTTCCCTGCCCTTACAACAGTAATGGGTACGGTTATTGGTGCAGGTGTATTCTTCAAAGCTGGACGAGTTGCTGAACTTACTGGCCAGCCTGGATTACATATATTAGTATGGGTGCTCGGTGGTGTCATCTCTATCTGTGGTGGTTTAACGGCGGCAGAACTTGCAGCTGCAATCCCAGAGACGGGAGGGATGATTCGTTATATCCAACGCGGTTTTGGTAAACGCTGGTCATTTCTCTTGGGCTGGGCGCAATCCATCATTTATTTCCCTGCCAATATTGCAGCCCTGTCGGTTGTGTTTGGTACACAGTTTTTAAACTTGTTTGGAATGAATGTAAGTGCAGCGAATACCGCTATAGTTGGCGTTATTGCTGCAATTACGGTTACCTTGATCAACTTCATTAGCTCCAAAGCAGCAGGAGGGCTACAATCCGTTACAACTGTAATCAAGCTCATTCCGATTGCCTTGATTGTTGTGGTTGGGTTACTTCGTCCTGGTGGTGTTGAGTTCCAGTTGCTTCCTATCACTGCAGGAGAAAACTTATCCTTGGCTTCAGCTATCGGTTCAGGTTTATTAGCAACTATGTTTGCTTATGACGGTTGGATCTATGCCGGAAATATTGCTGGAGAAATGAAAAACCCAGCCAAACACTTGCCACGTGCGATTATTCTTGGTATTGTTGCCATTATGTTTGTGTATGTGTTCATCAATGCAGCTTATATCCGTACATTAGGTATTCCAACCTTGATGGAAAATGATCCTAACCTCCCTGCTCTTGTAGCTAACAAAATATTTGGCGGTCTAGGTGGTAAACTTGTAACGGTTGGTATCTTGATTTCTGTTTATGGAACAATCAATGGTTATTCTATGACAGGTATGCGTGCATCTTATGCCTTAGCAACTGAAAAATCTTTCCCATTTTGGAAAACATTTAAGAAGCTTTCAGCTAGTGGTGTCCCAGTAAATTCAGGCCTTCTTCAAGTTGCGATTGCGGCTATCATGTTAGTGGTAACAATGCTTTCAAGCGACGCTTTCAATTTCTTAACAAATATGTTGGTCTTCGTTATTTGGATCTTCTATACAATGGTCTTCATTACAGTCTTTATCTTACGTAAGAGAGAACCAGAGTTGGTAAGACCTTACAAAGTGCCTCTCTATCCAGTAATTCCAATTATTGCGATTGTTGGTGGTTTATTTATCTTGATTATGACTCTGATCAGTTCAGACTACATGGGTAATCAAATTCCAGCCTTAGTAGGTGTAGCCTTTACTTTAATTGGTATACCCGTCTATAATCACTTAGATAAGAAGTATCATCGTTAA
- a CDS encoding L-threonine 3-dehydrogenase — protein MKKVLITGALGQIGSELTERLRNDLGVDNVIATDVREVEGNPVVTDGHFEILDVMDREKMMKIAKDNGVDTIIHLASLLSAVAEAKPQFAWNLNMGGLVNALETARELGLQYFSPSSIAAFGPSTPMDNTPQVTIQRPNTMYGVTKVSMELLCDYYYTKFGVDTRGVRFPGLISYKTLPGGGTTDYAVDIYYEAIKNGHYSSFIAEGTKMDMMYMPDAIDAIVDLMNAPADKLVNRNAFNITAMSFEPEEIAASIKKFMPDFTMDYDVDPVRQGIADSWPNSIDATCAKEEWGFNPKYDLDAMTKDMLEKLTEKLKG, from the coding sequence ATGAAAAAAGTACTCATCACAGGCGCACTTGGACAAATTGGATCAGAATTAACAGAACGTCTCCGTAATGATCTCGGCGTAGATAACGTAATCGCAACCGATGTACGTGAAGTTGAAGGAAATCCAGTGGTGACTGACGGACATTTCGAGATTTTAGATGTTATGGACCGTGAAAAAATGATGAAAATTGCTAAAGATAATGGTGTAGACACAATTATCCATTTAGCTTCACTTCTCTCAGCAGTAGCTGAAGCAAAACCTCAGTTTGCTTGGAATCTTAACATGGGTGGCTTAGTGAATGCTTTGGAAACAGCGCGCGAACTTGGCTTACAATATTTCTCTCCATCATCTATTGCTGCCTTTGGTCCAAGTACCCCAATGGACAATACACCACAAGTAACCATCCAACGTCCAAATACGATGTATGGTGTAACTAAAGTTTCAATGGAATTGCTCTGTGACTACTACTATACGAAATTTGGTGTGGACACACGTGGTGTACGTTTCCCTGGCTTGATTTCGTATAAAACTTTGCCTGGTGGTGGGACAACGGATTATGCTGTAGATATTTACTACGAAGCTATCAAAAACGGTCACTACTCAAGCTTTATCGCTGAAGGCACGAAGATGGATATGATGTATATGCCTGATGCTATTGATGCCATTGTTGACCTCATGAATGCTCCTGCAGATAAGTTAGTAAACCGCAATGCTTTCAATATCACCGCTATGAGTTTCGAACCCGAAGAAATCGCGGCATCAATCAAGAAATTTATGCCTGACTTTACAATGGATTATGATGTGGATCCAGTGCGTCAAGGCATTGCCGACAGCTGGCCAAACTCTATCGATGCAACTTGTGCCAAAGAAGAATGGGGCTTCAATCCTAAATATGATTTGGATGCCATGACTAAAGATATGCTTGAAAAACTTACTGAAAAATTGAAAGGGTAG